A single region of the Drosophila miranda strain MSH22 chromosome 2, D.miranda_PacBio2.1, whole genome shotgun sequence genome encodes:
- the LOC108155972 gene encoding low-density lipoprotein receptor isoform X7, translating into MGHIWCLLFVTSLLHQQSHSFGAVVIENEATCSADQFRCTNGNCIPNKWRCDQENDCADGSDEATALCKARTCSPDEYACKNGEGQCVPLAWMCDQSKDCSDGSDEHNCNQTCRSDEFTCGNGRCIQKRWVCDHDDDCGDGSDERECPVVPCDAVAEHTCTNGACIAKRWVCDGDPDCSDASDERSCANVTKTTTPCLAHEYQCKDRITCLHHSWLCDGDRDCPDGDDEHTANCKNVTCRPDQFQCGDRSCIAGHLTCNGDKDCADGSDEKDCSLSLGTTKGACNATNEFNCGGGQCIALSRVCDKRKDCPDGEDEPAGKCGVNECASKNGGCMHHCVDLAVGHRCECHEGYKLSGDKRTCVDIDECENPGTCSQLCINEIGGFKCECEAGYMRDPRNHTRCKAGEGHASLLLARRHDIRKIALDHMEMTSIVNSTKSATALDFVFRTGMIFWSDVTTQSIYKAPIDEGNEKTVVLKQSSVTSDGLAVDWIYNHVYYTDTHKCTIELTNFDGNMGKVLIEDALDIPRSIALDPIEGWMYWSDWGASPRIERAGMDGSHRTTIISYDVKWPNGITLDLVRKRIYWVDGKLNVISSANYDGSQRRQILYSTEYLRHPFSISTFEDYIYWTDWDKQTVFKANKFTGEGVEPITAVHMLQHPMVIHVYHPYRQPDGINHCQSVNGHCSHLCLPAPRINERSPRISCACPTGLKLMADGLMCVEDPLYVVVTKPPRALKTKPKTKTSARRLPPRFTDRQATDVRIEVNDELRLSTKLPPAGHGIPVADQRPVKNQTQIEKTTAPSPQPDSGFIALVVIASLSGFAVLLSVLLLIGYRYCSKRRINSMNFENPIYRKTTTTEDHFSLRKNLPARIYDHTSVMDEEYSPVIGISSY; encoded by the exons ATGGGACACATTTGGTGTTTGCTCTTCGTGACCAGTTTGCTGCATCAACAGAGCCACAGTTTTGGCGCTGTAGTTATTGAAAATG AGGCCACCTGCTCCGCGGACCAATTCCGTTGCACGAATGGCAATTGCATACCGAATAAATGGCGCTGCGACCAGGAGAACGACTGTGCCGATGGATCCGATGAGGCCACAGCACTGTGCA AGGCACGCACCTGTTCGCCGGATGAATACGCCTGCAAGAACGGCGAGGGGCAGTGTGTCCCTTTGGCCTGGATGTGTGACCAAAGCAAGGACTGCAGCGATGGCTCCGATGAGCACAACTGCA accaaacctgccgctccGACGAGTTCACCTGCGGCAATGGGCGGTGCATCCAGAAGCGATGGGTATGCGATCACGACGACGACTGCGGCGATGGTTCCGACGAGCGGGAATGTCCGGTGGTGCCCTGCGATGCTGTGGCCGAGCACACGTGCACCAATGGGGCATGCATCGCCAAGCGGTGGGTGTGCGACGGGGATCCGGACTGCTCGGATGCCTCCGATGAGCGG TCCTGCGCCAATGTGACCAAGACGACAACCCCCTGCCTGGCCCACGAGTACCAGTGCAAGGATCGCATCACCTGCTTGCACCACAGCTGGCTCTGCGACGGCGACCGGGACTGCCCCGATGGCGACGACGAGCACACGGCCAACTGCAAGAACGTGACCTGTCGCCCGGACCAGTTCCAGTGCggggatcgcagctgcatcgcCGGACACCTCACCTGCAATGGCGACAAGGATTGTGCCGACGGCAGCGACGAGAAGGACTGCAGCCTGAGCTTGGGCACCACGAAGGGCGCCTGCAATGCCACGAACGAATTCAACTGCGGTGGGGGTCAGTGCATCGCCCTGAGCAGGGTCTGTGACAAGCGGAAGGACTGCCCCGACGGCGAGGACGAGCCGGCTGGCAAGTGCGGCGTGAATGAATGCGCCTCCAAGAACGGGGGCTGCATGCACCACTGTGTGGACCTGGCTGTGGGTCATCGATGCGAGTGCCACGAGGGATACAAATTATCCGGGGATAAGCGGACCTGTGTGGACATCGACGAGTGCGAGAACCCGGGCACCTGCTCCCAGCTGTGCATCAACGAGATCGGAGGATTCAAGTGCGAATGCGAGGCGGGATACATGCGGGACCCGCGCAACCACACGCGTTGCAAGGCTGGCGAGGGCCACgcctctctgctgctggcgcgGCGTCACGATATCCGAAAGATCGCCCTGGACCACATGGAGATGACGTCGATCGTGAACAGCACCAAGTCGGCCACGGCCCTGGACTTTGTGTTCCGCACGGGGATGATCTTCTGGAGCGATGTGACGACGCAGAGCATCTACAAGGCGCCCATCGACGAGGGCAACGAGAAGACCGTGGTGCTGAAGCAGTCTTCGGTGACCTCCGACGGACTGGCAGTGGACTGGATCTACAACCACGTGTACTACACGGACACGCACAAGTGCACCATCGAGCTGACCAACTTCGACGGCAACATGGGCAAGGTGCTCATCGAGGACGCGCTGGACATACCGCGCTCCATCGCCCTCGACCCCATCGAGGGCTGGATGTACTGGTCCGACTGGGGCGCCTCTCCGCGCATCGAGCGCGCCGGCATGGACGGCTCCCACCGCACCACCATCATCAGCTACGACGTCAAGTGGCCCAACGGCATCACCCTGGACCTGGTGCGCAAGCGCATCTACTGGGTGGACGGCAAGCTGAACGTCATCTCGTCGGCCAACTACGATGGCTCCCAGCGGCGCCAGATCCTCTACTCTACCGAGTACCTGCGGCATCCATTCTCCATCTCCACCTTCGAGGACTACATCTACTGGACCGACTGGGACAAGCAGACCGTCTTCAAGGCCAACAAGTTCACGGGCGAGGGCGTGGAGCCCATCACAGCGGTTCACATG TTACAACATCCCATGGTGATCCATGTGTACCATCCGTATCGACAGCCCGATGGCATCAACCACTGCCAGTCCGTGAATGGCCACTGCTCCCACCTCTGCCTGCCCGCCCCAAGGATCAACGAGCGCAGTCCGCGCATCTCTTGCGCCTGCCCCACGGGCCTCAAGCTGATGGCCGACGGCCTCATGTGTGTCGAGGATC CCCTTTATGTGGTCGTTACCAAGCCCCCACGAGCCCTAAAAACCAAACCGAAAACGAAAACTTCGGCACGGCGATTGCCACCGAGGTTTACTGACAGACAGGCGACGGATGTGCGAATCGAGGTTAACGATGAGCTCAGGCTAAGCACCAAGCTTCCACCTGCGGGGCACGGAATACCCG TTGCCGACCAGCGTCCAGTGaaaaaccaaacacaaatcGAAAAGACCACAGCTCCCAGTCCGCAACCGGATTCGGGCTTCATAGCGCTGGTGGTCATCGCCAGTCTCAGTGGCTTTGCAGTCCTGCTATCAGTG CTCCTGCTCATTGGCTATCGCTACTGCAGCAAGCGACGCATCAACTCGATGAACTTTGAGAATCCTATTTACCGAAAGACCACGACCACAGAGGATCATTTCAGTTTGCGAAAGAATTTGCCAGCGCGCATCTACGATCATACCAGTGTCATGGATGAGGAG TACTCACCCGTTATAGGCATATCCTCGTATTAG
- the LOC108155972 gene encoding low-density lipoprotein receptor isoform X8 has product MGHIWCLLFVTSLLHQQSHSFGAVVIENEATCSADQFRCTNGNCIPNKWRCDQENDCADGSDEATALCMNACPNNEFKCQTVEQCIPRGWLCDGNSDCRDKSDEAHCNQTCRSDEFTCGNGRCIQKRWVCDHDDDCGDGSDERECPVVPCDAVAEHTCTNGACIAKRWVCDGDPDCSDASDERSCANVTKTTTPCLAHEYQCKDRITCLHHSWLCDGDRDCPDGDDEHTANCKNVTCRPDQFQCGDRSCIAGHLTCNGDKDCADGSDEKDCSLSLGTTKGACNATNEFNCGGGQCIALSRVCDKRKDCPDGEDEPAGKCGVNECASKNGGCMHHCVDLAVGHRCECHEGYKLSGDKRTCVDIDECENPGTCSQLCINEIGGFKCECEAGYMRDPRNHTRCKAGEGHASLLLARRHDIRKIALDHMEMTSIVNSTKSATALDFVFRTGMIFWSDVTTQSIYKAPIDEGNEKTVVLKQSSVTSDGLAVDWIYNHVYYTDTHKCTIELTNFDGNMGKVLIEDALDIPRSIALDPIEGWMYWSDWGASPRIERAGMDGSHRTTIISYDVKWPNGITLDLVRKRIYWVDGKLNVISSANYDGSQRRQILYSTEYLRHPFSISTFEDYIYWTDWDKQTVFKANKFTGEGVEPITAVHMLQHPMVIHVYHPYRQPDGINHCQSVNGHCSHLCLPAPRINERSPRISCACPTGLKLMADGLMCVEDPLYVVVTKPPRALKTKPKTKTSARRLPPRFTDRQATDVRIEVNDELRLSTKLPPAGHGIPVADQRPVKNQTQIEKTTAPSPQPDSGFIALVVIASLSGFAVLLSVLLLIGYRYCSKRRINSMNFENPIYRKTTTTEDHFSLRKNLPARIYDHTSVMDEEYSPVIGISSY; this is encoded by the exons ATGGGACACATTTGGTGTTTGCTCTTCGTGACCAGTTTGCTGCATCAACAGAGCCACAGTTTTGGCGCTGTAGTTATTGAAAATG AGGCCACCTGCTCCGCGGACCAATTCCGTTGCACGAATGGCAATTGCATACCGAATAAATGGCGCTGCGACCAGGAGAACGACTGTGCCGATGGATCCGATGAGGCCACAGCACTGTGCA TGAATGCCTGTCCCAACAACGAGTTCAAATGCCAGACAGTCGAACAGTGCATTCCGCGCGGCTGGCTCTGTGACGGCAACAGCGATTGCCGCGACAAGTCCGATGAGGCGCACTGCA accaaacctgccgctccGACGAGTTCACCTGCGGCAATGGGCGGTGCATCCAGAAGCGATGGGTATGCGATCACGACGACGACTGCGGCGATGGTTCCGACGAGCGGGAATGTCCGGTGGTGCCCTGCGATGCTGTGGCCGAGCACACGTGCACCAATGGGGCATGCATCGCCAAGCGGTGGGTGTGCGACGGGGATCCGGACTGCTCGGATGCCTCCGATGAGCGG TCCTGCGCCAATGTGACCAAGACGACAACCCCCTGCCTGGCCCACGAGTACCAGTGCAAGGATCGCATCACCTGCTTGCACCACAGCTGGCTCTGCGACGGCGACCGGGACTGCCCCGATGGCGACGACGAGCACACGGCCAACTGCAAGAACGTGACCTGTCGCCCGGACCAGTTCCAGTGCggggatcgcagctgcatcgcCGGACACCTCACCTGCAATGGCGACAAGGATTGTGCCGACGGCAGCGACGAGAAGGACTGCAGCCTGAGCTTGGGCACCACGAAGGGCGCCTGCAATGCCACGAACGAATTCAACTGCGGTGGGGGTCAGTGCATCGCCCTGAGCAGGGTCTGTGACAAGCGGAAGGACTGCCCCGACGGCGAGGACGAGCCGGCTGGCAAGTGCGGCGTGAATGAATGCGCCTCCAAGAACGGGGGCTGCATGCACCACTGTGTGGACCTGGCTGTGGGTCATCGATGCGAGTGCCACGAGGGATACAAATTATCCGGGGATAAGCGGACCTGTGTGGACATCGACGAGTGCGAGAACCCGGGCACCTGCTCCCAGCTGTGCATCAACGAGATCGGAGGATTCAAGTGCGAATGCGAGGCGGGATACATGCGGGACCCGCGCAACCACACGCGTTGCAAGGCTGGCGAGGGCCACgcctctctgctgctggcgcgGCGTCACGATATCCGAAAGATCGCCCTGGACCACATGGAGATGACGTCGATCGTGAACAGCACCAAGTCGGCCACGGCCCTGGACTTTGTGTTCCGCACGGGGATGATCTTCTGGAGCGATGTGACGACGCAGAGCATCTACAAGGCGCCCATCGACGAGGGCAACGAGAAGACCGTGGTGCTGAAGCAGTCTTCGGTGACCTCCGACGGACTGGCAGTGGACTGGATCTACAACCACGTGTACTACACGGACACGCACAAGTGCACCATCGAGCTGACCAACTTCGACGGCAACATGGGCAAGGTGCTCATCGAGGACGCGCTGGACATACCGCGCTCCATCGCCCTCGACCCCATCGAGGGCTGGATGTACTGGTCCGACTGGGGCGCCTCTCCGCGCATCGAGCGCGCCGGCATGGACGGCTCCCACCGCACCACCATCATCAGCTACGACGTCAAGTGGCCCAACGGCATCACCCTGGACCTGGTGCGCAAGCGCATCTACTGGGTGGACGGCAAGCTGAACGTCATCTCGTCGGCCAACTACGATGGCTCCCAGCGGCGCCAGATCCTCTACTCTACCGAGTACCTGCGGCATCCATTCTCCATCTCCACCTTCGAGGACTACATCTACTGGACCGACTGGGACAAGCAGACCGTCTTCAAGGCCAACAAGTTCACGGGCGAGGGCGTGGAGCCCATCACAGCGGTTCACATG TTACAACATCCCATGGTGATCCATGTGTACCATCCGTATCGACAGCCCGATGGCATCAACCACTGCCAGTCCGTGAATGGCCACTGCTCCCACCTCTGCCTGCCCGCCCCAAGGATCAACGAGCGCAGTCCGCGCATCTCTTGCGCCTGCCCCACGGGCCTCAAGCTGATGGCCGACGGCCTCATGTGTGTCGAGGATC CCCTTTATGTGGTCGTTACCAAGCCCCCACGAGCCCTAAAAACCAAACCGAAAACGAAAACTTCGGCACGGCGATTGCCACCGAGGTTTACTGACAGACAGGCGACGGATGTGCGAATCGAGGTTAACGATGAGCTCAGGCTAAGCACCAAGCTTCCACCTGCGGGGCACGGAATACCCG TTGCCGACCAGCGTCCAGTGaaaaaccaaacacaaatcGAAAAGACCACAGCTCCCAGTCCGCAACCGGATTCGGGCTTCATAGCGCTGGTGGTCATCGCCAGTCTCAGTGGCTTTGCAGTCCTGCTATCAGTG CTCCTGCTCATTGGCTATCGCTACTGCAGCAAGCGACGCATCAACTCGATGAACTTTGAGAATCCTATTTACCGAAAGACCACGACCACAGAGGATCATTTCAGTTTGCGAAAGAATTTGCCAGCGCGCATCTACGATCATACCAGTGTCATGGATGAGGAG TACTCACCCGTTATAGGCATATCCTCGTATTAG
- the LOC108155972 gene encoding very low-density lipoprotein receptor isoform X9, which produces MGHIWCLLFVTSLLHQQSHSFGAVVIENEATCSADQFRCTNGNCIPNKWRCDQENDCADGSDEATALCKARTCSPDEYACKNGEGQCVPLAWMCDQSKDCSDGSDEHNCNQTCRSDEFTCGNGRCIQKRWVCDHDDDCGDGSDERECPVVPCDAVAEHTCTNGACIAKRWVCDGDPDCSDASDERSCANVTKTTTPCLAHEYQCKDRITCLHHSWLCDGDRDCPDGDDEHTANCKNVTCRPDQFQCGDRSCIAGHLTCNGDKDCADGSDEKDCSLSLGTTKGACNATNEFNCGGGQCIALSRVCDKRKDCPDGEDEPAGKCGVNECASKNGGCMHHCVDLAVGHRCECHEGYKLSGDKRTCVDIDECENPGTCSQLCINEIGGFKCECEAGYMRDPRNHTRCKAGEGHASLLLARRHDIRKIALDHMEMTSIVNSTKSATALDFVFRTGMIFWSDVTTQSIYKAPIDEGNEKTVVLKQSSVTSDGLAVDWIYNHVYYTDTHKCTIELTNFDGNMGKVLIEDALDIPRSIALDPIEGWMYWSDWGASPRIERAGMDGSHRTTIISYDVKWPNGITLDLVRKRIYWVDGKLNVISSANYDGSQRRQILYSTEYLRHPFSISTFEDYIYWTDWDKQTVFKANKFTGEGVEPITAVHMLQHPMVIHVYHPYRQPDGINHCQSVNGHCSHLCLPAPRINERSPRISCACPTGLKLMADGLMCVEDLADQRPVKNQTQIEKTTAPSPQPDSGFIALVVIASLSGFAVLLSVLLLIGYRYCSKRRINSMNFENPIYRKTTTTEDHFSLRKNLPARIYDHTSVMDEEYSPVIGISSY; this is translated from the exons ATGGGACACATTTGGTGTTTGCTCTTCGTGACCAGTTTGCTGCATCAACAGAGCCACAGTTTTGGCGCTGTAGTTATTGAAAATG AGGCCACCTGCTCCGCGGACCAATTCCGTTGCACGAATGGCAATTGCATACCGAATAAATGGCGCTGCGACCAGGAGAACGACTGTGCCGATGGATCCGATGAGGCCACAGCACTGTGCA AGGCACGCACCTGTTCGCCGGATGAATACGCCTGCAAGAACGGCGAGGGGCAGTGTGTCCCTTTGGCCTGGATGTGTGACCAAAGCAAGGACTGCAGCGATGGCTCCGATGAGCACAACTGCA accaaacctgccgctccGACGAGTTCACCTGCGGCAATGGGCGGTGCATCCAGAAGCGATGGGTATGCGATCACGACGACGACTGCGGCGATGGTTCCGACGAGCGGGAATGTCCGGTGGTGCCCTGCGATGCTGTGGCCGAGCACACGTGCACCAATGGGGCATGCATCGCCAAGCGGTGGGTGTGCGACGGGGATCCGGACTGCTCGGATGCCTCCGATGAGCGG TCCTGCGCCAATGTGACCAAGACGACAACCCCCTGCCTGGCCCACGAGTACCAGTGCAAGGATCGCATCACCTGCTTGCACCACAGCTGGCTCTGCGACGGCGACCGGGACTGCCCCGATGGCGACGACGAGCACACGGCCAACTGCAAGAACGTGACCTGTCGCCCGGACCAGTTCCAGTGCggggatcgcagctgcatcgcCGGACACCTCACCTGCAATGGCGACAAGGATTGTGCCGACGGCAGCGACGAGAAGGACTGCAGCCTGAGCTTGGGCACCACGAAGGGCGCCTGCAATGCCACGAACGAATTCAACTGCGGTGGGGGTCAGTGCATCGCCCTGAGCAGGGTCTGTGACAAGCGGAAGGACTGCCCCGACGGCGAGGACGAGCCGGCTGGCAAGTGCGGCGTGAATGAATGCGCCTCCAAGAACGGGGGCTGCATGCACCACTGTGTGGACCTGGCTGTGGGTCATCGATGCGAGTGCCACGAGGGATACAAATTATCCGGGGATAAGCGGACCTGTGTGGACATCGACGAGTGCGAGAACCCGGGCACCTGCTCCCAGCTGTGCATCAACGAGATCGGAGGATTCAAGTGCGAATGCGAGGCGGGATACATGCGGGACCCGCGCAACCACACGCGTTGCAAGGCTGGCGAGGGCCACgcctctctgctgctggcgcgGCGTCACGATATCCGAAAGATCGCCCTGGACCACATGGAGATGACGTCGATCGTGAACAGCACCAAGTCGGCCACGGCCCTGGACTTTGTGTTCCGCACGGGGATGATCTTCTGGAGCGATGTGACGACGCAGAGCATCTACAAGGCGCCCATCGACGAGGGCAACGAGAAGACCGTGGTGCTGAAGCAGTCTTCGGTGACCTCCGACGGACTGGCAGTGGACTGGATCTACAACCACGTGTACTACACGGACACGCACAAGTGCACCATCGAGCTGACCAACTTCGACGGCAACATGGGCAAGGTGCTCATCGAGGACGCGCTGGACATACCGCGCTCCATCGCCCTCGACCCCATCGAGGGCTGGATGTACTGGTCCGACTGGGGCGCCTCTCCGCGCATCGAGCGCGCCGGCATGGACGGCTCCCACCGCACCACCATCATCAGCTACGACGTCAAGTGGCCCAACGGCATCACCCTGGACCTGGTGCGCAAGCGCATCTACTGGGTGGACGGCAAGCTGAACGTCATCTCGTCGGCCAACTACGATGGCTCCCAGCGGCGCCAGATCCTCTACTCTACCGAGTACCTGCGGCATCCATTCTCCATCTCCACCTTCGAGGACTACATCTACTGGACCGACTGGGACAAGCAGACCGTCTTCAAGGCCAACAAGTTCACGGGCGAGGGCGTGGAGCCCATCACAGCGGTTCACATG TTACAACATCCCATGGTGATCCATGTGTACCATCCGTATCGACAGCCCGATGGCATCAACCACTGCCAGTCCGTGAATGGCCACTGCTCCCACCTCTGCCTGCCCGCCCCAAGGATCAACGAGCGCAGTCCGCGCATCTCTTGCGCCTGCCCCACGGGCCTCAAGCTGATGGCCGACGGCCTCATGTGTGTCGAGGATC TTGCCGACCAGCGTCCAGTGaaaaaccaaacacaaatcGAAAAGACCACAGCTCCCAGTCCGCAACCGGATTCGGGCTTCATAGCGCTGGTGGTCATCGCCAGTCTCAGTGGCTTTGCAGTCCTGCTATCAGTG CTCCTGCTCATTGGCTATCGCTACTGCAGCAAGCGACGCATCAACTCGATGAACTTTGAGAATCCTATTTACCGAAAGACCACGACCACAGAGGATCATTTCAGTTTGCGAAAGAATTTGCCAGCGCGCATCTACGATCATACCAGTGTCATGGATGAGGAG TACTCACCCGTTATAGGCATATCCTCGTATTAG
- the LOC108155972 gene encoding very low-density lipoprotein receptor isoform X6, with product MLQSDLRVLKSLLIVFLWALSCCQGQALEAKCDEKQFQCRNGDCIPIRFVCDGDADCKDHSDEQVTECKFLEATCSADQFRCTNGNCIPNKWRCDQENDCADGSDEATALCKARTCSPDEYACKNGEGQCVPLAWMCDQSKDCSDGSDEHNCNQTCRSDEFTCGNGRCIQKRWVCDHDDDCGDGSDERECPVVPCDAVAEHTCTNGACIAKRWVCDGDPDCSDASDERSCANVTKTTTPCLAHEYQCKDRITCLHHSWLCDGDRDCPDGDDEHTANCKNVTCRPDQFQCGDRSCIAGHLTCNGDKDCADGSDEKDCSLSLGTTKGACNATNEFNCGGGQCIALSRVCDKRKDCPDGEDEPAGKCGVNECASKNGGCMHHCVDLAVGHRCECHEGYKLSGDKRTCVDIDECENPGTCSQLCINEIGGFKCECEAGYMRDPRNHTRCKAGEGHASLLLARRHDIRKIALDHMEMTSIVNSTKSATALDFVFRTGMIFWSDVTTQSIYKAPIDEGNEKTVVLKQSSVTSDGLAVDWIYNHVYYTDTHKCTIELTNFDGNMGKVLIEDALDIPRSIALDPIEGWMYWSDWGASPRIERAGMDGSHRTTIISYDVKWPNGITLDLVRKRIYWVDGKLNVISSANYDGSQRRQILYSTEYLRHPFSISTFEDYIYWTDWDKQTVFKANKFTGEGVEPITAVHMLQHPMVIHVYHPYRQPDGINHCQSVNGHCSHLCLPAPRINERSPRISCACPTGLKLMADGLMCVEDPLYVVVTKPPRALKTKPKTKTSARRLPPRFTDRQATDVRIEVNDELRLSTKLPPAGHGIPVADQRPVKNQTQIEKTTAPSPQPDSGFIALVVIASLSGFAVLLSVLLLIGYRYCSKRRINSMNFENPIYRKTTTTEDHFSLRKNLPARIYDHTSVMDEEYSPVIGISSY from the exons AGGCCACCTGCTCCGCGGACCAATTCCGTTGCACGAATGGCAATTGCATACCGAATAAATGGCGCTGCGACCAGGAGAACGACTGTGCCGATGGATCCGATGAGGCCACAGCACTGTGCA AGGCACGCACCTGTTCGCCGGATGAATACGCCTGCAAGAACGGCGAGGGGCAGTGTGTCCCTTTGGCCTGGATGTGTGACCAAAGCAAGGACTGCAGCGATGGCTCCGATGAGCACAACTGCA accaaacctgccgctccGACGAGTTCACCTGCGGCAATGGGCGGTGCATCCAGAAGCGATGGGTATGCGATCACGACGACGACTGCGGCGATGGTTCCGACGAGCGGGAATGTCCGGTGGTGCCCTGCGATGCTGTGGCCGAGCACACGTGCACCAATGGGGCATGCATCGCCAAGCGGTGGGTGTGCGACGGGGATCCGGACTGCTCGGATGCCTCCGATGAGCGG TCCTGCGCCAATGTGACCAAGACGACAACCCCCTGCCTGGCCCACGAGTACCAGTGCAAGGATCGCATCACCTGCTTGCACCACAGCTGGCTCTGCGACGGCGACCGGGACTGCCCCGATGGCGACGACGAGCACACGGCCAACTGCAAGAACGTGACCTGTCGCCCGGACCAGTTCCAGTGCggggatcgcagctgcatcgcCGGACACCTCACCTGCAATGGCGACAAGGATTGTGCCGACGGCAGCGACGAGAAGGACTGCAGCCTGAGCTTGGGCACCACGAAGGGCGCCTGCAATGCCACGAACGAATTCAACTGCGGTGGGGGTCAGTGCATCGCCCTGAGCAGGGTCTGTGACAAGCGGAAGGACTGCCCCGACGGCGAGGACGAGCCGGCTGGCAAGTGCGGCGTGAATGAATGCGCCTCCAAGAACGGGGGCTGCATGCACCACTGTGTGGACCTGGCTGTGGGTCATCGATGCGAGTGCCACGAGGGATACAAATTATCCGGGGATAAGCGGACCTGTGTGGACATCGACGAGTGCGAGAACCCGGGCACCTGCTCCCAGCTGTGCATCAACGAGATCGGAGGATTCAAGTGCGAATGCGAGGCGGGATACATGCGGGACCCGCGCAACCACACGCGTTGCAAGGCTGGCGAGGGCCACgcctctctgctgctggcgcgGCGTCACGATATCCGAAAGATCGCCCTGGACCACATGGAGATGACGTCGATCGTGAACAGCACCAAGTCGGCCACGGCCCTGGACTTTGTGTTCCGCACGGGGATGATCTTCTGGAGCGATGTGACGACGCAGAGCATCTACAAGGCGCCCATCGACGAGGGCAACGAGAAGACCGTGGTGCTGAAGCAGTCTTCGGTGACCTCCGACGGACTGGCAGTGGACTGGATCTACAACCACGTGTACTACACGGACACGCACAAGTGCACCATCGAGCTGACCAACTTCGACGGCAACATGGGCAAGGTGCTCATCGAGGACGCGCTGGACATACCGCGCTCCATCGCCCTCGACCCCATCGAGGGCTGGATGTACTGGTCCGACTGGGGCGCCTCTCCGCGCATCGAGCGCGCCGGCATGGACGGCTCCCACCGCACCACCATCATCAGCTACGACGTCAAGTGGCCCAACGGCATCACCCTGGACCTGGTGCGCAAGCGCATCTACTGGGTGGACGGCAAGCTGAACGTCATCTCGTCGGCCAACTACGATGGCTCCCAGCGGCGCCAGATCCTCTACTCTACCGAGTACCTGCGGCATCCATTCTCCATCTCCACCTTCGAGGACTACATCTACTGGACCGACTGGGACAAGCAGACCGTCTTCAAGGCCAACAAGTTCACGGGCGAGGGCGTGGAGCCCATCACAGCGGTTCACATG TTACAACATCCCATGGTGATCCATGTGTACCATCCGTATCGACAGCCCGATGGCATCAACCACTGCCAGTCCGTGAATGGCCACTGCTCCCACCTCTGCCTGCCCGCCCCAAGGATCAACGAGCGCAGTCCGCGCATCTCTTGCGCCTGCCCCACGGGCCTCAAGCTGATGGCCGACGGCCTCATGTGTGTCGAGGATC CCCTTTATGTGGTCGTTACCAAGCCCCCACGAGCCCTAAAAACCAAACCGAAAACGAAAACTTCGGCACGGCGATTGCCACCGAGGTTTACTGACAGACAGGCGACGGATGTGCGAATCGAGGTTAACGATGAGCTCAGGCTAAGCACCAAGCTTCCACCTGCGGGGCACGGAATACCCG TTGCCGACCAGCGTCCAGTGaaaaaccaaacacaaatcGAAAAGACCACAGCTCCCAGTCCGCAACCGGATTCGGGCTTCATAGCGCTGGTGGTCATCGCCAGTCTCAGTGGCTTTGCAGTCCTGCTATCAGTG CTCCTGCTCATTGGCTATCGCTACTGCAGCAAGCGACGCATCAACTCGATGAACTTTGAGAATCCTATTTACCGAAAGACCACGACCACAGAGGATCATTTCAGTTTGCGAAAGAATTTGCCAGCGCGCATCTACGATCATACCAGTGTCATGGATGAGGAG TACTCACCCGTTATAGGCATATCCTCGTATTAG